The genome window TCCTTGCCTCAGGTTTCAATCTATCCAGCTGTGCCACACTTCTGTATTACAAGGAATGCATACTTTTAGCATTCTGTGGCACGGAGTGAGTCATAACAGGCCGGTGATGTCTTTATAGTCTGTAGAAAAGTTAAACTCTTCTGTTCAGGGGGCCCCATTCTTCAAAAACCTGACCATTGCatagatatagatatatattatttatgaaatatatatttttaaagtaaagagCTGTATAGTATTTATCAACGAATGTGCAAATGTGAATAGTATCAAGTATAGAGCAAGGCACGACCTTGTTGATGAGGCAAGCTGCAGTCGGGTACCAACCCATTTTGTGAGCTGAGGTTTTGTTCCTGACGGACCTCAGGCTCCGTCCTCAGCCTGTTCTTGAAAGGCCCTACATAATTAAAGTTATAATTATTATGGAGAGTGCCAGTATGTGATGCGTCCTCGTGATAACACAAGGCTATGGGAACTAATGTCACCATTTAATTGTTACATTACGAAGCTTATGTCACATCCTCCTTTGACACCCTGATGGTGTCGCTGCGCTGTTAGAAAGCTGAATGTATTTGTAGGATTCAACATTTGGATTTGTCAAATTACTATTCCAGGAAAAGTGTTAACGAGCAAGCTCTAACTGTATATCTGCGTCTTCCTAAGTGAACAGAGATGTGAATCAAGCTATCGCCATGACACCTAAGCACACCGTCTCCTGGAAGAAAAACAGCTAGCTAGTGGACCTTGCATTTTGATGGGTTTGTCAAATAACTGGACTTTCCTGAACTGCAGGGCGTGGAGACGTCCCACCTGGAGCTGGTGGAAGCCATATGGAACTACATGCCTCAGGTTCATATACTGGGGAAGTTCCGCAACCGTAACGGGGCCTTTCCCATTCCTGCTGAGAACAAACTGACCATCCCCATCACTGCAAAGATCCAGACCCTGCATCTCGTGGGTAAGAAACGCCACAAATAGCAGCTGAAATGCAACAATTGAAATATGTAAATCCTTTATTGTCGTTGTGGGGCTTGTAAGTGCACCTGGAAGGCCGTGTCGTGTCACCTGACTTTGAAAAACAGCAGCACTGTAATCGATGAACTTCACAGAGTGTCTGTTTGTTGTAGGCGTGAATGTCCCAGAGATCCCCTGCGTGTCCATGCTGCGCCATCTCTACCTGAAGTGGGTGCGCCTCACCAAACCTCAGCCGTTTAAGGACTTCCTGTGTGTGAGCCTGAGAACCTTTGTCATGCGCAACTGTGCAGGGCCAACGAACTCCCTCAAATACGTTCCCCTGGTAACGGGCTTAGCATCAGCTCGGAACCTCGAGCAGTTGGAGCTGGTGAGGGTTCCCTTCCTGGGGGGGCTGATCCAGCATGTGGTGGAAGACAGCTGGAGGTCAGGTGAGGAGGGTGCCTGTGGGGAACaaaagaaagtacattatttccaaaaagtaattataaaatgtaattatggTTGGAAAGTGTCATAGAATGTTTTATGATTGTACAAACCCCCATTCCAATAGAGTTGGGACGTTGTATTGAACGTAAATAGAAACAGAATACAATTATTTTCAAAGCATTTTTGacctgaatacacaacaaagtATGTGACGCTGCGTATGTGTCTCTCCAGGAGGATTTCGGAACCTCCACACCATTGTGTTTGGAGCGTGTAAGAACTCTCTGGAAGTGGACCTGGGTTACCTCATCATCACTGCTGCTCGCAGGTGCTCAACCATTAGCCAGTTCATTCAACTAGCTGCGTGTACAGCGAGAGTTGTCATGGAAGAACCACAGGGTCCACTTTATGGGCTAGTTGCCGGCGTGAGTGTGAACTGTTGGAGGAGGCCTGGTCATTTATTACCTACTAATAAGTCAGTTTACTGctcggctcagatccaccaaagtcagcaagatctcacctcctGACTCCTGAAGAACCCGGTTCAATGAACTGCCGTTTCAATTCAGACGACTCCCTTAAATCTGTtgaagcgatcccgaaggatttgaTGTCAGTAACGAGGTGTGGCCCTAcctaagtgtgagtgtggcGGGGTGCAGTATACGAGGTGTGGCCCTAcctaagtgtgagtgtggcagggtgcagtctacgaggtgtggccctacctaagtgtgagtgtggcGGGGTGCAGTATACGAGGTGTGGCCCTAcctaagtgtgagtgtggcagggtgcagtctacgaggtgtggccctacctaagtgtgagtgtggcGGGGTGCAGTCTACGAGGTGCGGCCCTAcctaagtgtgagtgtggcGGGGTGCAGTCTACGAGGTGCGGCCCTAcctaagtgtgagtgtggcGGGGTGCAGTCTACGAGGTGTGGCCCTAcctaagtgtgagtgtggcGGGGTGCAGTCTACGAGGTGTGGCCCTAcctaagtgtgagtgtggcGGGGTGCAGTCTACGAGGTGTGGCCCTAcctaagtgtgagtgtggcGGGGTGCAGTCTACGAGGTGCGGCCCTAcctaagtgtgagtgtggcGGGGTGCAGTCTACGAGGTGTGGCCCTAcctaagtgtgagtgtggcGGGGTGCAGTCTACGAGGTGCGGCCCTAcctaagtgtgagtgtggcagggtgcagtctacGAGGTGCGGCCCTAcctaagtgtgagtgtggcGGGGTGCAGTCTACGAGGTGCGGCCCTAcctaagtgtgagtgtggcGGGGTGCAGTCTACGAGGTGCGGCCCTAcctaagtgtgagtgtggcGGGGTGCAGTCTACGAGGTGCGGCCCTAcctaagtgtgagtgtggcGGGGTGCAGTCTACGAGGTGTGGCCCTAcctaagtgtgagtgtggcGGGGTGCAGTCTACGAGGTGTGGCCCTAcctaagtgtgagtgtggcGGGGTGCAGTCTACGAGGTGTGGCCCTAcctaagtgtgagtgtggcGGGGTGCAGTCTACGAGGTGTGGCCCTAcctaagtgtgagtgtggcGGGGTGCAGTCTACGAGGTGCGGCCCTACCCAAGTGTGAGTGTGGCGGGGTGCAGTCTACGAGGTGTGGCCCTAcctaagtgtgagtgtggcGGGGTGCAGTCTACGAGGTGCGGCCCTAcctaagtgtgagtgtggcagGGGTGCAGTCTACGAGGTGTGGCCCTAcctaagtgtgagtgtggcagggtgcagtctacGAGGTGCGGCCCTAcctaagtgtgagtgtggcGGGGTGCAGTCTACGAGGTGCGGCCCTAcctaagtgtgagtgtggcGGGGTGCGgtctttgaagcaggagaggagagcgcagagtctttaagttgtcccagtccgaaaggtgggatcagtttatttgaagaaacattgGTCCACACTTGAACGGGGTTTTACCTTCTCTCGTTACAATATGACAAGAATATAAAACATCATGCTGGGGTCCTTTTCTAATCTGAAGCCTTAATTCATAGTTTTGACATTAAATAATCCAAAGCATCTCCTCACGGATCGCCTACACATTCACACCTATAGCCCGACAACATTCAGAGGCGGTTCCGGTAAATGCTCAGTGTGATCTAACAGTTTCAAACTTTCATCCAACATTTCACTCGGCTTCAAAGAAATTCGAGCAGTATgtaccaagtttgagagaaccttaccgaggaAAGGGCCAGCTCTCCAGGGAGAGAGCATACCGGGGgaaccccccctctctcccgtTTGCTCCCGCTCGGCTCGTGTTTTTATGCTCAAATCAGGACAGAAAACCCGACAGGCTCCTCCTCCATACCATATGTGTGGAAACTGGGCATGGCCTCCGGTGTTAAGGACAAGCAACATATTATTCTCGGCGATGACATAAACACATTTTTGGGGCCTTTAGTATTTCTCCTAAAACTCAggagcccccccccctgtgtACTGCTGTGAGGGATGacacatctcctctctctcatcaGTGACACCCATAAACCATAATAGGCCTTActctcaacttaacaaaccacttgtgttttgtttatactgtaaatatagaaaatcataaaatatgaagcattttcattttgtttaTACAAGACTATAATTGATTACAACTCATTTTCTTCAACCTAATATGGAGATCTCAACAGAACCCTGAAAGGTTGAGTGCACCAAAGTTTGGTGGCAAATTGCATCCGCCAGTTTGAATGTGCTCGGGACCCGTACTGTACATTTCTAACTTAAAACGTCGGGGGTACTCAACTCAACAATTCCTGGTTAACAATCGGACTCTATGAGCTGGCTACTGCGCGATCAGGGTAGATGTTGGACACGCTGCGCCGCCGCCGTACAGAGCAAAGCATACACAGAAGCTCACTGATACCCAGGTTAACATGGAGCTGAGAGGAAACCCTTATTGAAGCTGCCCTAACCTTCAGAGCGCTACCGGCTCCTCATGacatgatgtgtgtgttcaACAGGCTTCACGAGCTGCGCATCCAGCCTTCTCTGACCAAAGATGGCGTCTTCTCAGCCCTGAAAATGGCTGAACTAGAGTTTCCTCAGTTTGAGACACTTCATCTGGGATATGTGGATGAGTTCCTGCTGCAATGTAAGTGTCCTCAAATGTCTTCAGCAGAACTCGGATCATGAAAGAAATCAGCATTTCCATGCTCTTTCTTCTTGTGCTTGATTTCCATGTTAATATATTATCATATTATCAAACAATAGACAACCATGGCTCTCCTTGTCCAGCTGCTGTAGCTTTTGTTTCTTTGTGAATGTGTAGGTAAGATGACTCACTCGGAGCTGGTGAAGTATGGCCTGGCTGACGTCATTGAGAACCCAGGCATCATCACTGATATTGGAGTGAAGGTGGTGAACGAGGTGTTCACTAACATCAAGTACCTGCTGATCTACAACTGTCCTCACCTGCATAACCCTCACCACTGGATCACAGGTAACCCTCCGCAGACATCTGGCTGCCTGAAGTAAGTCTCTCAAGGCGTTAATATTAATGTGGGCTCGATGTAATAGAAGTTGTATTTTGCCGCTGTCTTTAGTCTCTCAGTTGTTGCTTTGTTGTAGTGCCGTGTGCAGCTGTTATCTCTGCCTGTGTCTGTCCTCAGATCAGTCCAGGTGGAGTCGTCTGGTCGATCTCACTCTGGTTCGCTGTCATGCCATCAAACTGGAATCCTTCTCCCAGTTCATAGAGGCACTTCCCAGCCTGGAGTTCATCTGCCTGGACCAGATGTTTAGAGAACCACCCAAGGTATAcactacatatatatatatatatatatatatttatatttctcCCCCTCAGATCCCTTGGTGtagacaggtgtgtgtgttttcgcCTCGTAGTGTTTCTGTCCAATTAgacatttttttaaacacaagttAGCTGTTTTTCTCCCGTCATGGTCAACATTTTTGGTTTCACGAAGATGCCACTTTACATCACATattatttagctgacacttttcttCCAAGCGATTAAATACCCTAGACATGCCTGTCGACCAGCCCAACGGGACGTGTTGTGAGGACTCGTCACATAATGAGTTGTTGTCGCCAGTTGAAGAGTAGTTGTAATGAAAAGGGGAAACGACTGAATgctttcaacaacaacaacaacaatgagaCTATTGTTACATTGTCTGTGCTCATGCATGTCCTGCGTGTCCTGTGTGAGACAGGGCTGTGCCAGGGTGGGTCTGAGTGCAGGGACTGGCATCGGCGTGTCCTCGGCACTTGTCAGCAACCAGAACTCCAACAACgacaatgacaacaacaacaaccaccaccaccacaacAATGAGCCCAACATGCCCCCTGCCCCTCCACCTGTCAAcatcatcaacaacaacaacaacaacaacaaccagagACAGCAGCAGGAGCACAATGGCAAGTCCTACCTGCAGTCCTAGGGGGACAGCTGTTCAACACGGCAGCAACATACTATTGTGGACAACCGTACCGTTTCCCACCCTTAGTCTTTGGAAAGTGCCCTGAACCTCTCTGGCATTATGCTCGCGCTCTGCCGGAGACGACGTGAGCTAAGTGATTCAGACTCGGACATTTTAATGTTGTGCAACAGTCTATCGCCAACAGTCTGAATGCAGTGTATTTAGTAGATGACTTTCAGATCTGTCATAGCTTCTGGGAGAGAGCGTCTGATCAGAATCAGATGTCCTCTATTGGTCCTCCAGATGGGAAAGGTCACAGAGCAGTGCAGACAAGTCAACATTAGCAGAGTAGCATATTAACTTAGGAGTTTAATAACATTGTTAATATAAAGAAATCTAATGAACACACGTCTGTGGTAAGAAATAAGTAGCAGCATCATAAAAAAGTGAACATATGAAAGTAACAACATCATTAATTAATAAATATAACTCATCTCTCAACAGTGCTGAATATTGAAGTATCAACAAGTAATAACAAAAGTAACAGTGTACCGTAATGGCAGCTATTGCACAACAGGGTGGTTGTAGTCAGCATTGGTGTCTGCTGCTGTTCCAGGGACTGTGGTGATTGGTCTGTAACACATGTTTATTTTCACTGCAGAGGTAAAtgggatggaggaggaggaagaggaggaggaggtgatgTTGGAGGAGGAGAACATGGAGCATCAAATCGAGCTGAAAGGAGCACAGGGGGAGGTGAGAGCTGAGGGGGCGGACGCTGCTCCAGGGCCCAGCCGCCTGGCTGAAACGCCACGACGTCCCGACGAGGAGCAAGCAGGTTTGTTTGTTGTTGACAGTAGCAGGGGTTAAATGTAATATTGGCGTGCACTCAGTTTTGATGTCGTGAATGGAAGCAGTAACTTCCTCAGTGTTGTATTGACTGGGGAAGTCTGATCTGTCTGCCAGGAGGCAGGAGCTGCAGGCTCACCTGCCACCTGTGTGCGAAAATACCCATCTATAatcgggggggggggtcccATCTCGCGTTTATTGCTCTATATACCGGTCAAGATGCAGCAGGCCTATACAAATGGATGCAAGCCAAGACAACCAGTCGTCTATAGCAGCGTTTCTCAACCGGGGCGCCGTCCGTCAGATACTTCTATATTCTGACGTTCATATGATGACGTCGCGCATCATCAAGACGAGTTCacttttttttctcaactttgtgtggaaaaatgcggggattatgcggccttttgataaatatgcggttttttaaaaatatgcgccattttgctgattatgcggtaatttctgcgatcgcagaatcgcgtttttctggagggtctaattaTGAATACTGGCTTAAAAACATGTTGGTGACGATTGCAAGTGACAAATACATATTATAATTCGAGACCCCCCTCAAATGTTACTGTTGAGGCTTTCAGGGGGGCTCGGGTGTTAATCAGGGGGGTCGAgctcccccggaccccccctgtATTTCGCACACCGCCTGTCACTATCTGGGGAGCCAGGGGGCTACGTGCTCTATGCCGTTTCAAAACTAAACTTCCCTGTTCTCTTTCCTTGTACTGCAAACTAGTTATGTTTCCAAGACCCATGCATTGCATCGGGTCATTGTTGGCATGGCAACAGGAGCAATCCGCGTTCTCAATGTAGCTTGCTGGACATCCACATAAAAGTTGAAATAATTTCCTAAATACATCAGCCGTCTAATCAAGGATTTCTTCATGCTCACACTGGGATCTCTTTCCCAATTCCAGGTCCCAGTGGCTTAGTTCAGCAGAACAGAGCAGCAGGGGCAACTGTTCCAAAGCCCCCCCCGGTCATCTCAGACTCTGACAGTGAGGAAGAGGAATGTCTTGTATCAAGGCTAATGCCAGCTTCCTGTTTGCAGCAGCCAGCTTCCTGTGCAGAAGGTAACACCAGCATTACATGTCACAATGGGTTGTGGGTGGAGACTGGGGTCAGTAACACAACAGCTACAGTATAAGGGCTTCTTGTTCAATACAGAAAAGGATGTACACACACATGTGGCTAGTAGCATAAGAACATGGTTTAAAACAAAGAGCTTGGGTGGTCCCGTGTATGTAAAATGAACATGTGTGTTTCCAGGGAAAGGAAAGACTCCTCTGAGGCGGAGCAACAACGTGGCCGGATCAGCGGCAGACTCGCCTGACCTGACGAAGGCTCAGCTGTCAGAGAGCAGCTGTGAGAAGAGCTGCCAGGTGACCAGCGAACAGATCAAAGCCGACATGAAGGCTGCTGCTGCCGACACCAGCAGGAGGACTAGTGCTAAAGGAGCGGAGGCTGCTGCTCGCCTCGGGGGGGACACTGGGACAGGGCGGGGCCCTGGAGGGAGGCCGCTCACTGGCTCTGCTGCCTGGGCTGGACCTGGAGCAGCCTCTTCCAGGCAGGTAGGTGGATGTGGGAGGGTGGTGATGGGGACCTCCCACAGAGCAACCACAACCACTGAGAGAGCAACAGGAACTGGCAGGCCAAGTGAGGGCCCAGAAGGCCCCTCTGGAGCAGGGACTGAGAAGAGCGCTGCTTGTGTGGACAACGGGGCTCCCAGGTGTGCTGCTGTCAACCATGCCTACAGGAGAGCATCACTGCTGCCTGCACAGGGAGAGAGGCCAGCCCCCCCCCCGGGGTCAGGGTCACAGCGCGGTCAGCACGGAGACAAGGACTTTGTTCCTAGAAGACCTTTGACCCGATCTTGCACTCGTATGACCCCTGTGTCGCTGGTGTCTGAGACAGGTAACTGAACACAGAACACGCTGATCGTGCTTTCCGTTGTGTGCCACGGCTTGGGTTTGTAGTTTCATGGAGCCCAGCAAGCGGTGGTTCTGCACTCAGTGTTTCAGTGTGCCCCCCTTCAAAGTCAAATGAGTAACAAAGAAATTCAAAATGATGACTTTCAAAAGGTCATTAACTTCTAATCTACACTCACATCCATGGAAAGACTCTAGAGATCAAATAAATGACTGCACAAGATATCATGAGG of Pseudochaenichthys georgianus chromosome 10, fPseGeo1.2, whole genome shotgun sequence contains these proteins:
- the fbxo38 gene encoding F-box only protein 38 — its product is MGPRKKASKPQPVVGSSGGEVLLRPTEPKDYINELSHEVLCHIFRYLPMKDIMCMECLSRKLREAVTLYLRVVKVVDLCAGRWWEYMPSGFTDGSFLLLLKKMPDLEQLYGLHPRYLERRRVRAYEAFSIPGVLEAVQACPNLLGVETSHLELVEAIWNYMPQVHILGKFRNRNGAFPIPAENKLTIPITAKIQTLHLVGVNVPEIPCVSMLRHLYLKWVRLTKPQPFKDFLCVSLRTFVMRNCAGPTNSLKYVPLVTGLASARNLEQLELVRVPFLGGLIQHVVEDSWRSGGFRNLHTIVFGACKNSLEVDLGYLIITAARRLHELRIQPSLTKDGVFSALKMAELEFPQFETLHLGYVDEFLLQCKMTHSELVKYGLADVIENPGIITDIGVKVVNEVFTNIKYLLIYNCPHLHNPHHWITDQSRWSRLVDLTLVRCHAIKLESFSQFIEALPSLEFICLDQMFREPPKGCARVGLSAGTGIGVSSALVSNQNSNNDNDNNNNHHHHNNEPNMPPAPPPVNIINNNNNNNNQRQQQEHNEVNGMEEEEEEEEVMLEEENMEHQIELKGAQGEVRAEGADAAPGPSRLAETPRRPDEEQAGPSGLVQQNRAAGATVPKPPPVISDSDSEEEECLVSRLMPASCLQQPASCAEGKGKTPLRRSNNVAGSAADSPDLTKAQLSESSCEKSCQVTSEQIKADMKAAAADTSRRTSAKGAEAAARLGGDTGTGRGPGGRPLTGSAAWAGPGAASSRQVGGCGRVVMGTSHRATTTTERATGTGRPSEGPEGPSGAGTEKSAACVDNGAPRCAAVNHAYRRASLLPAQGERPAPPPGSGSQRGQHGDKDFVPRRPLTRSCTRMTPVSLVSETDLSRARPRVAVRRKRMADKSTSTSDPVTEDDHVQVLSLKSKNLVGITLTNCGITDLVLKDCPKMMFIHATRCRVLKQLRVESAPIVNRFDFAQCKKLDMEQVLDQILRMPPERNRIIYMRPMHQIDSVGLERQLFQGPYPYHIAIVHEFSNPPNIRNKVRIRSWMDTIANISQELIKYEFFPEASRTEEDVKKYPKYPWGRDIYTLEGVVDEAPYSMITDFPWLRTLRAADPNSYARYDFEDDESTTIYAPRRKGQLSADICMETIGEEISERRQSKRGVFQRVVVLFLHHCDTPGEPVDDDYI